In a single window of the Acidimicrobiia bacterium genome:
- a CDS encoding metal ABC transporter ATP-binding protein: protein MQSMPVAVRGSDVTLIYGDRVAFRSSDVSIPAGAVTAVIGPNGSGKSTLLNAIAGLVTLADGVLEVLDTDPLSARTRTSYVLQATKVNDRLPVTVREVVTMSRYVDRGVFGFIRRPDREIVDEALERLDVARLSSRHLGELSGGERQRVFVAQGLAQLADLLLLDEPLNALDLVSRNLIIEAIFEERRRGRTVVATTHDLSEAAKADHVLLLSGGVVAEGAPGEVLTSEHLARAYGIEIIEDESGAPLLDDSAHNPVDGRHQHFDRTGHGEH, encoded by the coding sequence ATGCAGTCAATGCCAGTAGCCGTGCGCGGCTCCGATGTCACGCTGATTTATGGTGATCGGGTGGCGTTTCGCTCATCCGATGTGTCGATTCCGGCCGGAGCAGTGACGGCCGTGATTGGACCAAACGGATCAGGTAAGTCGACACTGCTCAATGCCATCGCCGGACTCGTTACTCTCGCGGACGGCGTCCTGGAAGTGCTCGACACCGATCCGCTCAGTGCCAGGACGCGAACCTCATATGTACTGCAGGCCACGAAGGTCAACGACCGTCTGCCCGTGACCGTGCGCGAGGTCGTCACGATGAGCCGGTACGTCGACCGGGGTGTGTTTGGGTTCATCCGCAGGCCCGATCGGGAAATCGTCGATGAAGCCCTTGAGCGACTGGACGTCGCACGCCTCTCCAGCCGGCACCTTGGTGAGTTGTCTGGTGGGGAACGCCAGCGAGTGTTCGTTGCCCAGGGACTGGCGCAGCTCGCCGACCTGCTGTTGCTCGATGAGCCGCTGAACGCCCTCGACCTCGTGTCGAGAAATCTCATTATTGAGGCGATCTTCGAGGAGCGCCGTCGGGGCCGGACCGTCGTCGCCACAACTCATGATTTGAGCGAGGCGGCCAAAGCCGATCATGTGCTCCTCTTGTCGGGTGGGGTCGTTGCAGAAGGCGCTCCGGGAGAAGTCCTGACCTCGGAGCATCTGGCCAGGGCTTACGGGATTGAGATCATCGAAGACGAGAGCGGAGCACCACTACTGGACGACTCCGCCCACAACCCGGTTGACGGGCGGCACCAGCACTTCGACCGCACCGGCCACGGGGAGCATTAG
- a CDS encoding Fur family transcriptional regulator: MSAQRRPIADLAEEHLRRSGVRTTRARRLVLEKLSREGGPHTADEINILLGSAVPVSSLYRTLSVLSTNGALERFHDGAGNARYELAEWLTGHHHHITCTQCGTTRDIDFAQETETTIRRFADEAGASAGFRVSGHRLDLEGLCSQCQ, from the coding sequence ATGAGCGCGCAACGACGACCGATTGCGGATCTTGCAGAAGAGCACCTCCGACGCTCCGGGGTACGGACAACGCGGGCTCGCCGGCTGGTCCTCGAGAAGCTCAGCCGAGAAGGCGGACCGCACACCGCCGACGAGATCAACATCCTCCTTGGTTCCGCAGTTCCCGTCTCGTCTCTCTATCGGACGCTCAGCGTGCTGTCCACGAACGGAGCCCTAGAGCGCTTCCACGACGGTGCCGGGAATGCCAGGTACGAGTTGGCAGAATGGCTCACCGGGCACCACCATCACATCACCTGCACCCAGTGCGGTACGACCCGCGATATCGACTTCGCCCAGGAGACAGAAACGACCATCCGCCGGTTCGCCGACGAGGCGGGCGCATCTGCTGGTTTCCGGGTCTCAGGGCACCGCCTTGATCTGGAGGGGCTATGCAGTCAATGCCAGTAG
- a CDS encoding metal ABC transporter substrate-binding protein, with amino-acid sequence MRTTLILRMTGAVLALALASSACASDASDGSSFTVVVTTSILGDIVTNATELGANVEVIMPVGADPHEFEPSARQVASIRSADLVIANGLGLEEGLEDVLASAAEDGGLVLEVGPAINPLTLGSSGDLDPHVWLDPTRMAAAVDVVVGALRGLDPSVDWAQIAAPYRQELLDLDVWIDARLAAIPQEDRVLVTGHQAFGYFADRYDFEIIATILPGATTMVEPSAAGFADIVTILEASDTPAVFTDLGENQALADQLSVQVDRPVLVVPLYTGALGEQGSGAGTYLEMMRWDVEAIARAFE; translated from the coding sequence ATGAGAACAACTCTCATTCTCAGAATGACCGGCGCCGTCCTTGCGCTTGCTTTGGCCTCCTCAGCGTGTGCCTCTGATGCCTCCGATGGCTCTTCTTTCACCGTCGTCGTTACCACATCGATTCTGGGAGATATCGTCACGAACGCGACCGAACTTGGAGCGAACGTCGAGGTGATCATGCCGGTCGGGGCGGATCCGCACGAGTTCGAACCGTCCGCTCGCCAGGTGGCGTCGATTCGCTCGGCCGACCTTGTGATTGCCAACGGCCTTGGGCTCGAGGAGGGGCTGGAGGACGTTTTGGCTTCCGCGGCAGAGGACGGTGGGCTGGTGCTGGAAGTCGGACCGGCAATCAACCCGTTGACCCTTGGCTCGTCCGGCGATCTCGATCCCCACGTGTGGCTCGATCCCACCAGAATGGCCGCGGCCGTCGACGTGGTGGTCGGGGCGCTCCGCGGTCTGGACCCCTCCGTCGATTGGGCTCAGATCGCCGCCCCCTACCGGCAGGAACTGCTAGATCTCGATGTGTGGATTGATGCTCGCCTCGCAGCAATACCTCAGGAGGATCGAGTTCTCGTCACCGGCCACCAGGCCTTCGGGTATTTTGCCGATCGATACGACTTCGAGATCATCGCCACGATTCTTCCCGGAGCGACGACGATGGTCGAGCCGAGCGCGGCGGGTTTCGCCGACATCGTGACGATCCTTGAGGCGTCGGATACACCGGCCGTGTTTACGGACCTGGGTGAAAACCAGGCTCTGGCAGATCAGTTGAGCGTCCAGGTTGACCGGCCCGTCCTCGTCGTCCCCCTATACACAGGTGCACTCGGCGAGCAGGGATCGGGTGCCGGGACATATCTAGAGATGATGCGCTGGGATGTTGAAGCGATCGCGAGGGCATTCGAATGA
- the aztB gene encoding zinc ABC transporter permease AztB, whose product MIGWFTDPFSNEFMVQALLAGILAVVTTSLIGTWVVLRGLSFMGDAMAHGVLPGIALAFIWDFNLTIGAVLSALVMIAGIEYVHRRARLSEDTAIGLLFVGMLALGVIIMSRAPSFAGSLTGFLFGNILAVGRAELVIQALAACATALAVLVFYRPFLVLSFNEDKAEVLGMRPRVAHSVMLALLTLAIVTSFRVVGNLLVFGLLVAPAATASLLVRRVPTMMVTAVAIGVASVTGGLLLTWYADTAAGASIAGASVGLFFLVLVVRQLVSAIRRA is encoded by the coding sequence ATGATTGGGTGGTTCACCGATCCGTTCTCCAACGAGTTTATGGTCCAGGCACTGCTGGCCGGGATTCTGGCCGTTGTCACCACGTCGCTGATCGGGACCTGGGTCGTACTGCGCGGGCTGAGTTTCATGGGCGACGCCATGGCACACGGGGTCTTGCCGGGTATCGCACTGGCATTCATCTGGGACTTCAATCTCACCATCGGTGCTGTGCTGAGCGCCCTGGTCATGATCGCCGGCATCGAGTATGTGCATCGCCGCGCCCGCCTCAGTGAGGACACCGCCATCGGACTGCTCTTCGTCGGCATGCTGGCCCTCGGTGTCATCATCATGTCCAGGGCCCCCTCGTTCGCCGGAAGTCTCACCGGATTCCTGTTCGGCAACATCCTGGCGGTTGGGCGGGCGGAACTCGTCATCCAGGCCCTGGCTGCCTGCGCCACCGCGCTCGCCGTCCTCGTCTTCTACCGCCCGTTCCTAGTGTTGTCGTTCAACGAAGACAAGGCCGAAGTGCTGGGCATGCGGCCCCGGGTGGCCCATTCCGTGATGCTGGCGTTGCTCACTCTCGCCATCGTGACGTCGTTCCGGGTGGTCGGCAACCTGCTCGTATTCGGGTTGCTGGTCGCCCCGGCGGCTACCGCGTCGCTGCTCGTACGCAGAGTCCCGACGATGATGGTCACCGCCGTTGCGATTGGAGTTGCATCGGTCACCGGTGGGCTCCTGCTCACCTGGTACGCCGATACCGCGGCAGGAGCGAGCATCGCTGGAGCATCCGTTGGTCTGTTCTTCCTCGTTCTCGTCGTGCGCCAGCTGGTGTCCGCCATCCGCCGCGCCTGA
- a CDS encoding LCP family protein, whose amino-acid sequence MHSRTVRLFLSIVLGTVFVVAVAGMRVGLAYWSIERDEFDPGAARDRLGAMTEADTAQAQQDLAVLESQLSEDDEPVALPDAGVESSNGFVLEPVEDDPRFPFMRSPALPDELFTSFLLAGVDLSGQLADVIILVLLPSDGSPPILASLPRDLYLPSLCTDSYSRINAALGGCRGVATGPELLSLTVEDFTGIAVDHFVQVNFSGFRQVIDALGGIEVCVENPTRDFKAELYLNAGCTQADGTQALAWVRSRRTQQLIDGSWQSIGASDFTRQDHQQAVLIQLLGKLSGYKSLSAVGEIANQLADFVRLDKRFSIGDAVSLAWRYRNIDPESLSRVSIIYDNYRTPAGAAVLLPTSSFTDALADVYPPIAG is encoded by the coding sequence ATGCACTCCCGAACCGTTCGCCTATTTCTTTCGATTGTCCTCGGCACCGTCTTCGTTGTGGCGGTGGCCGGTATGCGCGTTGGTCTGGCCTACTGGTCGATCGAGCGAGACGAGTTCGATCCCGGCGCGGCGCGCGATCGGCTCGGTGCCATGACGGAGGCCGACACGGCCCAGGCCCAGCAGGATCTGGCGGTCCTCGAATCGCAGCTGAGCGAGGACGATGAGCCGGTCGCATTGCCAGATGCCGGCGTGGAATCGAGCAATGGGTTCGTACTCGAACCGGTCGAAGATGACCCCAGGTTTCCCTTCATGCGCAGCCCTGCGCTGCCGGATGAGCTGTTCACATCGTTCTTGCTGGCGGGCGTCGATCTGAGTGGTCAACTGGCCGATGTCATCATTCTGGTGTTGTTGCCGTCGGACGGGTCGCCGCCGATTCTGGCCAGCCTTCCCCGCGACCTTTATCTGCCGAGCCTGTGCACGGACAGCTACTCGCGAATCAATGCCGCCCTGGGGGGATGCCGGGGGGTTGCCACCGGGCCCGAGCTTCTCTCGCTCACCGTGGAGGATTTCACCGGCATCGCGGTGGATCACTTCGTACAGGTGAACTTCTCCGGGTTCCGGCAAGTGATCGATGCCCTCGGGGGTATCGAAGTCTGTGTTGAAAACCCGACCCGCGACTTCAAAGCGGAGCTCTACCTCAACGCCGGCTGCACGCAGGCCGATGGAACACAGGCGCTGGCCTGGGTCCGGTCCCGCCGAACCCAGCAGTTGATCGATGGCTCATGGCAGTCGATCGGGGCTAGTGATTTCACCCGGCAGGACCATCAGCAAGCGGTGCTCATCCAACTGCTCGGCAAGCTGAGCGGGTACAAGTCGCTGTCTGCGGTCGGTGAGATCGCCAATCAACTGGCCGACTTCGTTCGGCTCGACAAGCGGTTCTCGATCGGAGACGCCGTTTCGCTGGCGTGGAGGTACAGGAACATCGATCCTGAGTCGCTCAGCCGCGTCTCCATCATCTACGACAACTACCGAACGCCGGCCGGGGCGGCAGTGCTGCTTCCCACCAGCTCATTCACCGACGCCCTGGCGGATGTGTATCCGCCCATTGCCGGCTAG
- a CDS encoding DUF3159 domain-containing protein: MPSELTSELRTVVFGRASILDGIVPPIIFGVVNALTGVRMAALAALTTSILIVLARLLRGRSVKFALAGFVGVLIASLASIWKGPDGFFLPSIISGAATAVLIVISIIARRPFVAWTSWLARDWPIDWYWHPQVRPAYTTVSWMWAAFFATRSVGQWLTLENTGTATTFRVVAGWPALLVLLVATYIWGRRLLTRLAGPSVEEFAAAAPQPWTGQKSGF, from the coding sequence ATGCCATCCGAGCTCACCAGCGAGTTGCGCACCGTCGTGTTCGGACGGGCTTCCATCCTCGACGGCATCGTTCCTCCCATCATCTTCGGAGTCGTGAACGCGCTGACGGGTGTTCGGATGGCGGCGCTCGCCGCCCTCACAACATCAATTCTCATCGTCCTGGCCCGCCTGCTGCGAGGGCGCTCCGTCAAGTTCGCGCTGGCAGGCTTCGTCGGGGTCCTCATCGCGTCTCTCGCGTCTATCTGGAAGGGCCCAGACGGTTTCTTCCTACCGTCGATCATCTCGGGCGCAGCTACCGCCGTACTGATCGTCATCAGCATCATCGCCCGGCGCCCCTTCGTTGCCTGGACCAGCTGGCTGGCGAGAGACTGGCCGATCGACTGGTACTGGCATCCACAGGTCCGGCCGGCTTATACAACGGTTTCGTGGATGTGGGCCGCCTTCTTCGCAACGCGGTCGGTCGGACAGTGGCTCACGCTCGAGAACACGGGCACGGCCACGACGTTTCGAGTGGTGGCCGGGTGGCCTGCGCTGCTCGTCTTGCTCGTGGCGACATACATCTGGGGACGTCGCCTCCTCACCCGGTTGGCCGGACCTTCGGTGGAGGAGTTCGCCGCCGCCGCTCCACAACCGTGGACCGGGCAGAAGTCGGGGTTCTGA
- a CDS encoding ROK family protein, producing the protein MVRIGIDLGGTKIEAIALGSTGEELVRRRRWSPRSDYRAIVAAIADLVDEVEHEVGAEGTVGVGHPGTISPASGLIKNSNSTVLLGKALDQDLQDALGRPVRLANDADCFALSEATDGAGSGRASVFGAILGTGVGGGVVINGHLLHGPNAIAGEWGHNPLPPSEADPVEPIDCYCGRSGCIEKYLSGPGLAADHARATGAELVPEAIVEAAGLGDSGAVATMHRYVERLAAGLAVVINVLDPDVVVLGGGLSNVDMLYERVAERWRSYVFSDVVDTELLRNQHGDSSGVRGAAWLWDRNVLDSGQ; encoded by the coding sequence ATGGTGCGCATCGGAATCGACCTCGGTGGAACGAAGATCGAAGCAATCGCGCTGGGCAGCACCGGTGAGGAGTTGGTACGTCGTAGAAGGTGGTCGCCCCGGTCGGACTACAGAGCGATCGTCGCAGCCATCGCCGACCTCGTTGACGAAGTCGAACATGAAGTCGGCGCTGAGGGAACAGTCGGCGTTGGCCATCCCGGCACCATTTCGCCTGCCTCTGGTTTGATTAAGAACTCCAACTCGACGGTGCTGCTCGGCAAGGCTCTGGACCAGGATCTGCAAGATGCGCTGGGTCGGCCTGTTCGCCTTGCCAACGATGCAGACTGCTTCGCTCTCTCTGAGGCTACCGATGGAGCAGGGTCGGGCCGGGCGTCCGTCTTTGGAGCGATCCTCGGCACCGGAGTCGGAGGAGGGGTGGTGATCAACGGGCACCTGCTGCATGGCCCCAACGCCATCGCAGGCGAATGGGGTCATAATCCGCTTCCTCCCAGTGAGGCTGATCCCGTCGAGCCGATCGACTGCTACTGCGGCAGGTCCGGCTGCATCGAGAAGTACTTATCCGGGCCGGGACTGGCGGCCGACCACGCTCGAGCAACTGGAGCCGAATTGGTACCGGAGGCAATAGTGGAGGCTGCCGGCCTCGGTGACTCGGGAGCTGTGGCCACGATGCACCGGTATGTCGAGCGCCTCGCCGCCGGTCTGGCTGTGGTCATCAATGTGCTGGACCCCGACGTCGTGGTGCTCGGCGGCGGCCTTTCCAACGTGGACATGCTCTACGAACGTGTCGCCGAGCGATGGAGGAGCTACGTCTTCAGCGACGTCGTCGACACCGAGCTGCTGCGGAACCAGCACGGCGATTCCAGCGGCGTTCGAGGTGCCGCCTGGCTCTGGGACCGAAACGTTCTGGATTCCGGGCAGTAG
- a CDS encoding PLD nuclease N-terminal domain-containing protein: MKKYRHALTLAATSLTLAACSAVPKALRPNTFTGFFGLIHLLVIIWAVVDIVGSTKKSSGTKVLWILVVAFAPLLGLIFYIVAGREK, encoded by the coding sequence GTGAAGAAATACAGACATGCTCTCACGCTGGCCGCCACCTCTTTGACGTTGGCGGCGTGCAGCGCGGTCCCCAAGGCACTGCGCCCCAACACGTTCACCGGCTTCTTCGGCCTCATTCACCTCCTTGTGATCATCTGGGCCGTCGTCGACATCGTCGGTTCCACGAAGAAGTCCTCTGGAACGAAGGTCCTCTGGATCCTCGTGGTTGCCTTCGCTCCACTCCTCGGGCTCATCTTCTACATCGTGGCGGGCCGCGAGAAGTAG